One Lytechinus variegatus isolate NC3 chromosome 11, Lvar_3.0, whole genome shotgun sequence DNA segment encodes these proteins:
- the LOC121423872 gene encoding putative nuclease HARBI1 has protein sequence MAARRRRVFLPREDPFDGLDDRKIKKAYRFTRNGILHIVDIIRADLEHRTHRNRALPVLLQVCIALMYYAGGTLLYQIARAHKVSNASVSRCIRNVTLALVRRRSEFIKFPTGAEADRVKNDFFVIAGFPSVLGAVDCTHVGLNSAVLGENEAIYVNRKFRHSINVQMVCDAKYVITNVVARWPGSVHDARILNMSHLGEFLQNRRESGYLLGDSGYPLRRWIQTPFGQDKDDTPAKKAYNRAHARTRCLIEMTFGQLKNKFRCLKGHGMQMEPRRVCDVVVACAVLYNIAKLLNEPPDEEEEADQQPENEEGRNDEVNVEENDDHEYQVGQMVQMDIVNDFFT, from the exons ATGGCTGCAAGAAGGAGGAGGGTTTTCCTGCCAAGAGAGGATCCATTTGATGGCCTGGATGACAGGAAAATCAAGAAAGCTTATCGGTTTACGAGGAATGGGATCCTGCACATTGTAGACATCATAAGGGCAGACTTGGAGCACAGAACTCATCGAAATAGAGCATTGCCAGTGCTACTCCAAGTCTGCATTGCTCTAATGTACTATGCTGGGGGCACGTTGCTGTACCAAATCGCACGTGCCCACAAAGTGAGCAATGCTTCCGTGAGTAGGTGTATTCGGAACGTGACGTTGGCACTAGTTCGACGAAGAAGCGAG TTCATCAAATTCCCTACCGGAGCTGAGGCTGATCGGGTGAAGAATGATTTCTTCGTGATAGCAGGTTTCCCGAGTGTTTTGGGAGCTGTGGATTGCACGCACGTCGGCTTGAATTCTGCAGTTCTCGGGGAAAACGAAGCAATTTACGTGAACAGAAAGTTTCGGCACTCCATAAATGTGCAGATGGTTTGCGACGCAAAATACGTCATTACCAACGTCGTCGCAAG ATGGCCCGGATCAGTCCATGATGCACGAATCCTTAACATGAGCCACCTTGGAGAGTTTCTGCAAAACAGAAGGGAAAGTGGTTATCTCTTGGGAGACAGTGGCTACCCCCTAAGACGATGGATTCAAACCCCATTTGGTCAAGACAAAGATGACACACCTGCGAAGAAAGCCTATAACAG GGCACATGCACGGACACGATGTTTGATTGAAATGACGTTTGGACAGCTGAAAAACAAGTTCAGGTGCTTGAAGGGGCATGGGATGCAGATGGAACCAAGGAGAGTCTGTGATGTTGTTGTTGCATGTGCAGTCTTGTACAACATAGCTAAGTTATTAAATGAACCAccagacgaagaagaagaagcggATCAACAGCCTGAAAATGAAGAGGGAAGAAATGATGAAGTCAATGTGGAAGAAAATGATGATCATGAGTACCAGGTTGGCCAGATGGTACAAATGgatattgttaatgatttcTTTACATAG